CTCGCGCAGCAGCCGGGTGCGGGTGAACGCCTGACCTGCGTGCTGCACCAGATAGTTGAGCAGCCTGAACTCGGTCGGGGTGAGGTCGAGTTCACGGTTGGACAACGACGCGGAATAGCTGTCCGGGTGGATGACCAGGTCACCGAATTGCAGTGGGCTGTGCAGCGATTCGCGGCGACGTGCCTGCGCCAGCCGTAGTCGCGCATGCGCCTCGGCCGGGCCCGCGGTAGCGACCAGGACATCGTCGACCTGCCAGTCGAGATCGACCGCGATGAAGTCTTCGGCGCTGACCACGGCCACCACGGCGGCGGCCGGCTCCCAGATGCCGAGCCGCCGACAGGTTTCGCGCGCGGTCGTCAGATCGGTACAGCCATCCACCAGCACCGCTGTGGTGCGGTGGCACTCGGCCCGGGTGGCGATGGCCAGCGGCGCGCGGACAACCGAATGCCCGAAGACGCGCAGAGCCGACAGGGACTGTTCGAACTCGTCCCGGTCGGTCAATAACAGAATGTCCATCGCCTGGCTCCCACCCTCGGATATTCCTCGGTGCCTTTCAAGGCTCTATTACCCGCTTCGGGGCGCGCGTAACCGCGCAGCGATAGGCCCGGCCCGCGCCGCGGACCGGGCCTATCTTCCATCGGGCTACTGGTGGGACCGTTGGCGCGCCTCTGCCGCTTCCGCGCCGGCCCGGGCCGATTCGGCCTCGGCCTCGCGCTTGGCGGCGTCGCGCTGCGCTTGGCCCTTGTCCTGCTGTGCCTCGCCCTCGCGGGCCATCTCGTCGTTGCCGATCACAGTGCCGACGGCTTCCTTGGCCTTGCCCTTGACACCCTCGACCGTGCCGCGGATGCCTTCTACGGGGCCGCTCTTCTTGTCGTCTGACATAAAATCCCTCCCTGGATTTCGTGGATGTGACGGTCCCATGTGCTCTGTCGACCCGCCACACCCGCAAGGCTTCCCGGGCGGCCGGCCGCCCAAACGTCGAATCACCTTGACGCAGAGCCGATCAGCGCGGACGGTGGGAGACATGGAACGCCGTATGCGATCGAGCCCCGGTGGCGACCGACTAGGTCAGGAGGACGAGGAGGTCCGCTCGGCCATCCGGTTCGCCGGGGGGGTCACCGCTGCCGGGGTGGCGTTCGTCCTGCTCGCGGCATGGTGGGCCAGCTCGTGTGATCCGGCTGCCGAAACCGTGGCGTGCGGCAGGCCCTACCGGGCCGTGCTCGCCGCGGGCGCGCCGGTGATCTTCGCCGCCGGCGGGGTGCGGGCATTCCTGCGTACCTACCGGGTGTGGCGTGCGCGGGGCACCTGGTGGGGCTGGCAGGGCGCCGGCTGGTTTCTGATGTCGTTGATGCTTCTCGTACTGATTATGAGCGCGGGGCCGATCAGTGGTATGGCCTGATCAGAGCTCTTTGCATCGGCATCGCTGCCGTATGGCTGTGAACATCCTGAAACGCAGACGTTATTTAGATCACATCGGCCTACGATAGTTTTTGGGTAGCGGACGGGTTCGTCACACAACGGACAGTATTCCGCCGCGCCACCTCCGGATTGGCCGGACGCACGAAAGGAAGAAGCCATGGGCGACACGTTTCATGACCCCGTTGACCATGTCCGAACGACCCGGCCGCATGCCGGCCGCGCCGTGATCGACGTGATGGGCTGGCCGGGCTACACCCTGCTGGTGGTGAGCATGGTGTCCGGGGCCGGCAGCCTCACCGCGTTCGCCACCGGGCATGACCGCCAAGGCGTGGCGGTCGCGGCCTTCGCCGTGCTCGCCGCCGTGCTGGGCGCGCTGTGGTTGCTGATCGAGCACCGGCGGATCGGCAAGGTGAACCAGCAGTGGCAGCTCGCACACCCGGAGCTGCATCGGCAGCACTCGACCAGTTGATTTCCGAGACCTCGAACAGCCCGGCCGGTTTCCGGCCGGGCTGTTCGAGTCGCTGCGTCGAAATCGATGGTTGAGTCGCGTGATAACCGGGTACAGACTTCCCGTGACTAACCTCCGGGCGGCCCACTATGCGGTGTTGACGGCGTGAATGGCCCACCGTGGCGCAGCGGTAGTCTCGGTCCGACATCGCCGGGAGGCTCTATGACCGACATCCACAGCGACCGGACCTCCCGGTCGTGCAGTGAGCGAGCCGTCGAATTGCGGGTTGCGCCCAGACTGGAGAGTCTGGCGGTGGTGCGCATGCTGGTCGGCGCGATCGCGACCTACGAAGACCTCAATGTCGATACGGTGGCCGATCTACGGCTGGCGATCGACGAGCTGTGTACCCAGCTGATCCGCTGCGCCGCCCCGAACTCGACGCTGAAGGTCGTCATCGACCCGGACGACGACGACATAACGATCGAGGCGTCGACGGCCGGCGACGGCAGCGATGTACTGACGCCGGGCAGCTTCAGCTGGCATGTGCTCACCTCGCTCGTGGACGATGTGCAGACGTTCCGCGGGGGTTCCGAATTGGACGGTGCGGGTGAGCTGTTCGGAGTGACGTTGACGACCCGGCGGGCGGAATCCAGGCGGTGACACCGCGCGCCGCCGGCGGCTCCCAGTCCGGCTCGGAATATTCTGACGTCGGCGACATGTTTCGTGAGCTCGCCGGATACGAGCCGGGCTCAGCCGATTTCCGAACCCGCAAGGACAAGATCGTGGAGCGGTGCCTGCCGCTGGCCGATCACATCGCCCGCCGGTTCGAGGGACGCGGCGAGCTGCGGGACGATTTGGTTCAGGTCGCGCGGGTGGGTCTGGTCAATGCCGTAACGAGGTTCGACGTCGAGACCGGCTCGGATTTCGTCTCGTTCGCCGTCCCTACGATCATGGGCGAGGTTCGCCGGCACTTCCGGGACAACAGCTGGTCGGTCAAGGTGCCCCGCCGGCTCAAGGAGCTGCACCTGCGACTCGGGGCGGCGACCGCGGACCTGTCGCAGAGCCTGGGCCGGGCGCCGACCGCCTCCGAACTCGCCCGTGATCTGGAACTGAGCCGCGACGAGGTCGTCGAAGGACTGGTCGCGGGTAGTTCCTACAACACGCTGTCCATCGACAGCGGCGGCAGCTCGGATGAGGACGATGTCCGCTCGATCGCCGACACCTTGGGTGACATCGACGCCGGGATCGACCGGATCGAGGATCGAGAGGCGTTGCGGCCCCTGCTCAACGCGCTCCCGGAGCGGGAACGCACCGTGCTTGTGCTGCGGTTCTTCGAGTCGATGACTCAGACCCAGATCGCCGAGCGGGTCGGTATCTCGCAGATGCACGTATCGCGTCTCCTGGCCAAATCGCTGGCGAAACTGCGCGATCAGCTGGAGTAGCCGAAACGATCACCCGCCCAGCGCGTTCTGGGCGGACAGCGACGACATCACCGCGTCCGGCCCGTCGAAGTTGGCTCTCTTCAAGGCCCGCAGGGTGTCGACCAACTTCGGGTCGGCCCCGTTGCTTTGAGCGTGATCAGCGAGCTCGGCCGCCGTGCCCGGGTAGTCGAAACCCGCGAGGCACTTCTGTACTTCTGTCACATGGAACGCCATATCAACGCAGTACCCGGCGATACCGAGCCGGAAACGGCCGCTCTGGCCCGGATCAGCACCGCCTCCCGACGCCTACCGCCGGTCAGTCACCGGCGGTCAGGCCGCGGGTGGCGGGACCTTCCAGAAGGGTGCCGTCGGGAGCGAAACGCGACGCGTGCAACGGGCACTCCCAGGCCCGGTCGACGTCGTTCCAGGTGACGATGCCGCCGAGGTGCGGGCAGACCGGGGAGACGCGGTGTTCGACGCCGTCCACCCGGCACCGGGCCTGCAGATGCCAGGGCGGTCCGCTGACCACGCCGGCGGCGTCGCGTCCCAGGCCCTGCCGGCCGATGCGGGCGGTCGGAGCGATCCACCCTTTTGCGAGATTGAAGCCGACCTCGAGATTGGCCTGCACCGCGGTGGACAGGCCGCGGAGCTCGCGGGTGCTCCAACTGGCGAATGCCCGGTCCCACTTCGGACGTGTACCCAGCAGCCGGCCCGACAACGCCAGCGCAGCGGCGGCCCCATTGGTCATGCCCCATTTATTGAAACCCGTTGCCACGCAGATGGTGTCATTGTCGGGAAGGATCGGCCCGACATAGGGCAGCTCATCGACGGGCGCATAGTCCTGCGCCGACCACAGGTGTGTGCGGGTCGCGCCCGGGAAATGCCGCAGCGTCCACGACTCCAGTTCGGCCAGCGCATCGGTGGGGTGCTTGGCGCGGCCGACGGTGTGTCCCGCCCCGCCGACGATCAGCACCTCGGAGTCGTCGAAGGGGGCGTAGCGCAGCGAGCGGGTCGGCGAATCGGTGGAGATCATCATCGGGCGGGTGATCTCGCCGGGCACGTCGAATGCCATGCAGTACGACCGGCTCGGCTTGACCCGGGCGAAGAATCCGCCGCGGTCCAGGATCGGGATGCCGGTGGCCAGCACCAGTCGGGTGGTCTGCAATTCCCCGCTCATTCGCGGACCGTCGACGTGCAGCCGCAGGCCATCGCGTCCGCCGGAAACCCGTTGCACCCGAGCATGTTCCACCAACCTACCGCCGCTGGCGAGCAACTCGGTGCGCAGCGCGTCCAGAAACTGCATCGGGTCGAACTGCGCCTGCTCGGCCAGTCGCACGCCGCCCAGATACGAAAACGGCACGTCGGCCTGCGGCTCCCAGGTCACCGGCAGATCCACCGCGCGGCAGGCGTCGAATTCGGCGCGTGCCTTCTCCACCCCCTGCGCGGACTGGGCGAAGGTGTAGGCGTCCTCGCGTTGCACCGCGACACCGTTTGCCGCGCAGAACGACAGCAGCCACTCCTGGCCGGCACGGTTGCCGTCCAGGTATGCGCCGGCCAGTCGCTCGCCCTGCTTCGCCGATATCTGCGACAGCCGGGTGCCCTGCAGCAGGCTGATCTTGGCGGTGGTATTGCCGGTCGCGCAGGCGCCGACGGTCCGGGCCTCGAGCACCAGCACTTCCCGCCCCGCCCGGGCCAGCAGCACCGCGGTCATCAGTCCGGTGATACCGGCGCCCGCCACCACCACGTCGGCGAAGGCGGGTAGATCCTCCACGGTGGTCGAAGCCGGTGATGTCGCGATCCGGTCGGCGAGCCACAACGACGTCATGGTCGATCAGTTACCCCCTACCGCGCTCGTGAAACGTGCCGTCGTCCGAGCGGCGGGTTTCGGCCACATAGCGGTGGGTATGCGACCGGTCGAATTC
This is a stretch of genomic DNA from Mycolicibacter terrae. It encodes these proteins:
- a CDS encoding winged helix-turn-helix domain-containing protein, with the protein product MDILLLTDRDEFEQSLSALRVFGHSVVRAPLAIATRAECHRTTAVLVDGCTDLTTARETCRRLGIWEPAAAVVAVVSAEDFIAVDLDWQVDDVLVATAGPAEAHARLRLAQARRRESLHSPLQFGDLVIHPDSYSASLSNRELDLTPTEFRLLNYLVQHAGQAFTRTRLLREVWGGEGGRRKVDVHVQRLRAKLGADHESIVDTVRGVGYMTPESPQPQWAIAN
- the mbp1 gene encoding microaggregate-binding protein 1, which codes for MSDDKKSGPVEGIRGTVEGVKGKAKEAVGTVIGNDEMAREGEAQQDKGQAQRDAAKREAEAESARAGAEAAEARQRSHQ
- the usfY gene encoding protein UsfY yields the protein MGDTFHDPVDHVRTTRPHAGRAVIDVMGWPGYTLLVVSMVSGAGSLTAFATGHDRQGVAVAAFAVLAAVLGALWLLIEHRRIGKVNQQWQLAHPELHRQHSTS
- a CDS encoding ATP-binding protein, with the translated sequence MTDIHSDRTSRSCSERAVELRVAPRLESLAVVRMLVGAIATYEDLNVDTVADLRLAIDELCTQLIRCAAPNSTLKVVIDPDDDDITIEASTAGDGSDVLTPGSFSWHVLTSLVDDVQTFRGGSELDGAGELFGVTLTTRRAESRR
- a CDS encoding RNA polymerase sigma factor SigF, whose translation is MTPRAAGGSQSGSEYSDVGDMFRELAGYEPGSADFRTRKDKIVERCLPLADHIARRFEGRGELRDDLVQVARVGLVNAVTRFDVETGSDFVSFAVPTIMGEVRRHFRDNSWSVKVPRRLKELHLRLGAATADLSQSLGRAPTASELARDLELSRDEVVEGLVAGSSYNTLSIDSGGSSDEDDVRSIADTLGDIDAGIDRIEDREALRPLLNALPERERTVLVLRFFESMTQTQIAERVGISQMHVSRLLAKSLAKLRDQLE
- a CDS encoding DUF2795 domain-containing protein, whose amino-acid sequence is MTEVQKCLAGFDYPGTAAELADHAQSNGADPKLVDTLRALKRANFDGPDAVMSSLSAQNALGG
- a CDS encoding FAD-dependent oxidoreductase is translated as MTSLWLADRIATSPASTTVEDLPAFADVVVAGAGITGLMTAVLLARAGREVLVLEARTVGACATGNTTAKISLLQGTRLSQISAKQGERLAGAYLDGNRAGQEWLLSFCAANGVAVQREDAYTFAQSAQGVEKARAEFDACRAVDLPVTWEPQADVPFSYLGGVRLAEQAQFDPMQFLDALRTELLASGGRLVEHARVQRVSGGRDGLRLHVDGPRMSGELQTTRLVLATGIPILDRGGFFARVKPSRSYCMAFDVPGEITRPMMISTDSPTRSLRYAPFDDSEVLIVGGAGHTVGRAKHPTDALAELESWTLRHFPGATRTHLWSAQDYAPVDELPYVGPILPDNDTICVATGFNKWGMTNGAAAALALSGRLLGTRPKWDRAFASWSTRELRGLSTAVQANLEVGFNLAKGWIAPTARIGRQGLGRDAAGVVSGPPWHLQARCRVDGVEHRVSPVCPHLGGIVTWNDVDRAWECPLHASRFAPDGTLLEGPATRGLTAGD